CCAGATACACCTGTCTGCCGTGCACGCGTGCGCGGATCACCCGCTGCGGCACCGGCATGCACCCGCGGCGCCACCGCAACCGCAGCACCTCACCCTTGACCGGCCGAATCGGCAGATCCGGCCACAGGGTGGGCGCGTCGATCCCGTTGGCGATCACCACCGTGTCCGCCTCGGCGTCGGCGAGGTCGGCCACCGGCGGCGCCCACTGCACCCCGAGCCGCTCACAGTGCGAGGACAAGGCCTGAACGACCGCGCGATTGTCAACGGCCAGTTCGGTTTCCGCGCGGAACCCATGCCGGATTCCCTGGGCGAGCAGCGGCTCGATGTCGCGCGCGCTGGAGGTCATCGTCACCGGATGCCCTTGCGCGGCGAGCCATTCGCCGACCGTCTTGAGGTCGGCGGCGTCGGCGCGGTCGACCGCGACGACCAGCGACTCGCGCGCGGTGACCACGTCAGCGGGCAGGCCGTCGAGAAACCCGCTGTGCCACAGCCGCAGCGACTCCAGGCCGACGTTCAGCAGCTTTTCCTCGCCCGGCCAGCCCTCGCTGTGCGGGGCGAGCATGCCCCCGGCGACCCACGACGCACCGCGGTCCTCGGTGCGGTGTAC
The window above is part of the Mycolicibacterium rutilum genome. Proteins encoded here:
- the thiO gene encoding glycine oxidase ThiO — its product is MTGNSLAVIGGGVIGLAVARRALLDGWTVRVHRTEDRGASWVAGGMLAPHSEGWPGEEKLLNVGLESLRLWHSGFLDGLPADVVTARESLVVAVDRADAADLKTVGEWLAAQGHPVTMTSSARDIEPLLAQGIRHGFRAETELAVDNRAVVQALSSHCERLGVQWAPPVADLADAEADTVVIANGIDAPTLWPDLPIRPVKGEVLRLRWRRGCMPVPQRVIRARVHGRQVYLVPRADGVVVGATQYEHGRDTAPAVTGVRELLDDACAVLPALGEYELAECAAGLRPMTPDGLPIVRRLDERTLVAAGHGRNGFLLAPWTAQRIAAELDVTVGVGR